A region of Moorena producens PAL-8-15-08-1 DNA encodes the following proteins:
- a CDS encoding PD-(D/E)XK nuclease family protein, with protein sequence MSPPAPLTRLSQGQLNVLETCPRKFQHIYFDQLGTPVSPEQQERLTWGSRFHLLMQQRELGLPVTSLVEEDTQLDYWLSGLVNAAPELSHPEPESFREAEHCRTLYFQGYLLTVIYDLLIAGEDSAQILDWKTYPQPKNRDWLAQDWQTRLYLYILAETSDYWPEQISMSYWFVKSQPSAQSLKFTYNSAQHQKTREDLTQLLTRLAGWLQGYQDQGLAFPQVAASLGRCRDCTFAVRCERYGNRLSNDSTELLPDLADIQEVSL encoded by the coding sequence GTGTCTCCTCCTGCACCTCTGACTCGTCTATCCCAAGGACAGCTGAACGTATTAGAAACCTGTCCCCGTAAGTTCCAACACATTTACTTTGACCAGCTGGGAACACCGGTGTCTCCCGAACAACAAGAGCGTCTTACTTGGGGAAGCCGCTTTCACCTATTAATGCAACAGCGGGAACTTGGGTTACCAGTGACATCCTTAGTAGAAGAGGATACCCAACTCGACTACTGGCTGAGTGGTTTAGTCAATGCCGCACCAGAACTTTCCCACCCAGAGCCTGAAAGCTTCCGGGAAGCGGAACATTGCCGAACCCTGTATTTCCAAGGTTATCTACTTACAGTTATCTATGACTTATTGATTGCAGGGGAAGACTCAGCCCAAATTCTTGATTGGAAGACCTATCCTCAACCTAAAAATCGGGATTGGTTAGCCCAAGACTGGCAAACACGCCTGTATCTCTACATCCTAGCGGAAACTAGCGATTATTGGCCAGAACAAATTTCCATGAGTTACTGGTTTGTCAAATCCCAACCCTCTGCCCAAAGTCTTAAATTTACCTACAATAGCGCACAACACCAGAAAACTAGAGAGGATTTGACTCAGTTGTTGACCCGGTTGGCTGGGTGGCTACAAGGGTACCAAGATCAAGGTTTAGCTTTTCCTCAAGTAGCAGCATCCCTTGGTCGATGTCGTGATTGTACCTTTGCAGTGCGTTGTGAGCGTTACGGGAATAGGTTGAGTAACGATAGTACAGAATTACTACCCGATTTAGCTGATATCCAAGAAGTTTCCCTGTGA
- a CDS encoding Nif11-like leader peptide family natural product precursor, which yields MSLENVKAFYERLGTDQAFRAQIQGVNSKDECRQIVQSAGYDFTQEELEDYTGQLLESSAAEDGLRDLDQQELEAVFGGATTGMGIKQPIFQPMYGVVFWPPKDWWPQPMYGVVIDDTL from the coding sequence ATGTCTTTAGAAAATGTTAAAGCCTTCTACGAAAGGCTAGGCACTGATCAAGCATTCCGTGCCCAAATTCAAGGAGTAAACAGTAAAGATGAATGTCGCCAAATCGTGCAAAGCGCTGGCTATGACTTCACCCAAGAGGAGCTTGAAGACTATACTGGCCAATTGTTGGAGTCAAGTGCTGCTGAGGATGGTCTGAGGGATCTTGATCAACAAGAACTAGAAGCTGTTTTTGGTGGAGCTACTACAGGTATGGGCATAAAACAACCTATTTTTCAGCCAATGTATGGAGTGGTTTTTTGGCCGCCTAAAGATTGGTGGCCTCAGCCTATGTATGGCGTTGTCATAGACGATACTCTCTAA